One Candidatus Spechtbacteria bacterium genomic region harbors:
- the murB gene encoding UDP-N-acetylmuramate dehydrogenase: MTIKENIELAGLTSLRVGGPARYFTSVKNERDARLALSWAKKQGVPYFVLGGGTNVVMSDNGYHGLVITTNNSGIEFTEDDCGTIMKVMAGTPLQDVVDASLEQGLAGLEWAAGVPGQVGGAVRGNAGAFGGETRNVIESVDAVMPNGKVQSFSNADCHFAYRSSIFKEESGSIILSVVFRFMPGNKAALTQKAEELRAWRRERHPLDYPNCGSVFKRIGVENIRIGLWNRYPDMKQAVRDNQVATAYFIDKCDLKNFNIGGAEVSGKHPNFIINRTGNARAEHIVMVASHMRTRVREKFGIILEEEPEFVF; this comes from the coding sequence ATGACAATTAAAGAGAACATAGAGCTTGCGGGACTCACGAGCCTTCGTGTTGGCGGGCCAGCAAGATATTTTACGTCAGTAAAAAATGAACGCGACGCGCGTTTAGCTCTTTCTTGGGCAAAAAAACAAGGCGTGCCGTATTTTGTGCTGGGCGGAGGAACGAATGTCGTGATGTCGGATAATGGCTATCACGGTCTTGTTATTACTACAAATAATTCGGGAATAGAATTTACAGAAGATGATTGTGGCACAATCATGAAAGTGATGGCGGGCACACCCCTGCAAGATGTCGTGGATGCCTCCCTCGAACAGGGGCTTGCCGGACTCGAATGGGCTGCTGGAGTGCCTGGGCAAGTAGGGGGAGCAGTGCGAGGAAATGCCGGTGCTTTTGGCGGAGAAACAAGGAATGTAATTGAGTCTGTTGACGCAGTCATGCCGAACGGAAAAGTGCAATCTTTTTCAAACGCGGATTGTCATTTTGCATATCGTTCAAGTATTTTTAAGGAAGAGTCAGGCAGTATTATTTTGTCTGTAGTTTTTAGATTTATGCCTGGTAACAAGGCCGCGCTCACACAAAAAGCAGAAGAGCTTCGCGCGTGGAGGCGCGAGCGCCATCCTCTCGATTATCCTAATTGTGGCAGCGTGTTTAAGCGCATTGGTGTTGAGAATATTCGTATTGGTCTATGGAATCGTTATCCCGATATGAAGCAGGCGGTACGTGATAATCAGGTAGCCACCGCATACTTTATTGATAAATGTGATTTGAAGAATTTTAATATCGGCGGCGCGGAGGTAAGCGGAAAGCATCCCAACTTTATTATCAACCGCACGGGCAATGCCAGAGCGGAGCATATTGTTATGGTTGCGAGCCACATGCGCACACGCGTGCGGGAAAAATTCGGCATAATTCTTGAAGAAGAGCCGGAGTTTGTATTTTAA
- a CDS encoding HPF/RaiA family ribosome-associated protein, which produces MKLNLKYTKIDPSNAVAEYVTQKIEDLSDLINVSDSEMNGGGATVEAWVEVGRTTEHHNKGDVFFAEGQIRLPGDQEIRAESIQPELHLAIDDMKDELQVQLKKYKEKQM; this is translated from the coding sequence ATGAAACTCAATCTAAAATACACCAAAATAGATCCCTCCAACGCAGTTGCAGAATATGTTACGCAAAAAATAGAAGATTTGAGCGATTTAATAAACGTGAGCGACAGCGAGATGAATGGGGGTGGGGCAACGGTGGAAGCGTGGGTTGAAGTTGGCCGCACCACCGAGCATCACAACAAGGGAGATGTTTTTTTTGCAGAGGGGCAGATTCGTCTTCCTGGAGATCAGGAAATTCGCGCGGAATCAATTCAGCCAGAACTCCATCTTGCGATTGATGACATGAAAGATGAATTGCAAGTCCAGCTTAAGAAATACAAAGAGAAGCAGATGTAG